One part of the Syntrophorhabdaceae bacterium genome encodes these proteins:
- a CDS encoding Zn-ribbon domain-containing OB-fold protein, whose protein sequence is MGFEKFGRKSFTGITKTAKFVDLLTEGKIEGTVCKQCGAKFFPPRADCASCLSKDMDWFEMPKKGKLETFTIAYYAPFGFEKDCPYTMGVVDFSDLKLFARLAKDLKPEDVKVGMDVTVKPLQYEDGQMSFEIAKA, encoded by the coding sequence ATGGGATTCGAAAAATTTGGAAGAAAAAGCTTTACCGGCATTACAAAAACAGCGAAGTTTGTTGATTTGCTTACGGAAGGAAAGATCGAAGGGACAGTATGCAAACAGTGCGGCGCCAAATTCTTCCCGCCAAGGGCAGATTGCGCGAGCTGTCTCTCAAAAGATATGGACTGGTTCGAAATGCCGAAAAAAGGCAAGCTCGAGACCTTTACGATTGCTTATTATGCACCCTTCGGCTTTGAGAAGGATTGCCCCTATACGATGGGCGTCGTCGATTTCAGCGATCTCAAGCTCTTCGCGAGGCTCGCGAAAGATCTCAAGCCTGAAGACGTGAAGGTCGGCATGGATGTCACGGTCAAGCCCCTGCAGTACGAAGATGGCCAGATGTCCTTTGAGATCGCAAAAGCCTGA